The following proteins are encoded in a genomic region of Desulfonatronovibrio magnus:
- a CDS encoding DNA alkylation repair protein, translating to MRTSILKNVRTALREHAVPSDAVVLQRFFKTGPGEYGEGDRFLGIRVPATRRIARKYQDLPTTDVLALIQSEIHEERLLALIILAQKFKKGTPDEQTEIYRLYMGQTRHINNWDLVDTSAEHIVGAYLEHRSRKPLYTLAHSASIWERRIAIMSTFHFIKNDEYDETLKVAEMFVSDKEDLIHKAVGWMLREVGKRDKNTEEAFLKKHYRNMPRTMLRYAIEKFPEDTRQQYLKGTLK from the coding sequence ATGAGAACCAGCATACTGAAAAATGTCCGAACAGCATTAAGAGAACACGCTGTTCCATCAGATGCCGTAGTGTTGCAGCGTTTTTTCAAAACCGGTCCAGGAGAATATGGTGAAGGCGACAGGTTTCTCGGCATTCGTGTTCCGGCGACACGTCGTATTGCTCGCAAATATCAAGACCTACCCACAACCGATGTTTTAGCCCTGATCCAATCGGAGATTCATGAAGAAAGGCTCCTTGCATTGATAATCCTTGCTCAGAAATTCAAGAAAGGTACCCCCGACGAACAGACAGAGATTTATCGATTATACATGGGTCAAACTCGGCACATTAATAACTGGGATCTTGTTGATACATCTGCCGAGCACATTGTCGGTGCTTATCTGGAACATAGATCACGCAAGCCATTATACACACTTGCACACTCAGCATCCATATGGGAGCGCCGCATTGCGATCATGTCCACATTTCATTTTATCAAGAATGATGAGTATGATGAAACCCTCAAAGTCGCCGAAATGTTTGTTTCCGACAAAGAAGACTTAATTCATAAAGCGGTCGGATGGATGTTGAGAGAGGTCGGCAAGCGAGACAAGAATACGGAAGAAGCTTTTTTGAAGAAACACTATCGAAACATGCCTCGCACCATGTTGAGATACGCGATTGAGAAATTCCCAGAGGATACTCGCCAGCAGTATCTGAAGGGCACACTGAAATAA
- a CDS encoding pentapeptide repeat-containing protein — MKKWSVKISGIAVMAGLFCLMAMGTAEAYDQDDLDRLLYTNLCFGCNLEGASLAKANLRGATLLRTNLRGANLIGADLSRAFLSKANLRGADLGGADLREADLVEADLFGANLRGADLFGANLRGADLREADLSGASLSAAKLTGADLSGSTWTDGRRCAGGSIGRCW, encoded by the coding sequence ATGAAAAAATGGAGTGTGAAGATATCAGGAATCGCAGTAATGGCAGGACTTTTTTGTCTTATGGCCATGGGGACAGCTGAGGCTTATGACCAAGATGATCTTGATAGATTGCTGTATACGAATCTCTGCTTTGGATGCAACCTGGAAGGGGCTTCCTTGGCCAAGGCCAATCTGAGAGGGGCCACCCTGCTCAGGACTAATCTGAGAGGGGCCAACCTGATCGGGGCCGACCTGAGCCGGGCCTTCCTGAGCAAGGCCAACCTGAGAGGGGCCGATTTGGGGGGGGCCGATCTGAGGGAGGCAGATCTGGTCGAGGCCGATCTGTTCGGGGCCAACCTGAGAGGGGCCGATCTGTTCGGGGCCAACCTGAGAGGGGCCGATCTGAGGGAGGCCGATCTGTCCGGGGCCAGCCTGTCCGCGGCCAAACTGACCGGAGCCGACCTGTCGGGTTCCACCTGGACCGACGGCAGGAGATGCGCTGGGGGCTCAATTGGTCGGTGCTGGTGA
- a CDS encoding response regulator yields the protein MTSTDKLYEAPFTDRHAFRSILIADDDPEYILIIEKILTSAGYRVLRAETGFECLELIPVKKPDLVLLDVNLPDASGFDICMQVKADPDIADTHILFLSGVKTSPEDQAQGLRAGADGYLTKPVHKELLLARIEAVMRIVQAEEKLRQSEQRLVAAQRMAKIGDFIWDMEVREVSWSDAMCDFLQYEKSEISDPASHKKIFHPEDMESIFHWFNECITSGSRELRPEVFRIIRKDGKVLSVRTTGIIQYRQSKAPLVFATVQDISEYRQLEDTLKQNEERFQKMLSMLPDMISIHDSDMNIIYSNWQGFAAVPPEKRKLNTKCYRTYRGYDDICPDCKAASVLKTKKAFRAEAELPDGTWVDVRVIPLLDQANNVEFFLEWVRDITEQKQAEQSLQAAMQEAEEGRQTFEALMKYIPLGITIADSDMRLQQVSRHGLEMMGWPLERHIGLSVEQILDEWEVYLSDGVTKAKTEELPLPKAVMDGETVLGQEIVQRHADGRVIPLICDAGPILDADNRITGGIVAWQDITERKRIQEALQESEAKVRRKLAAILQPEGYIGTLELSDILDVKSVQAFMEEFYALTNIGVAIIDLRGNILVSTGWQDICTKFHRVNPETRRNCLESDLILSKGITPGEYKLYKCKNNMWDVATPIVVGDNHLGNLFIGQFFFKEEELDEDFFRAQARKYGFDEDKYINALYKVPRWSRKTVDLVTQFYTRFASLIAKLSLSNLQLARSLNTEQKAKEQAESANQAKSEFLANMSHEIRTPLNGIMGMMQLLSSTGLKQDQEELVNLGNISARRLTQLLSDILDLSSIDAGKMIIRENEINLKSICDSLNDLFVIPASEKELSLDFFIDYSLPETLIGDDTRVQQVLFNLVGNAVKFTDSGSVSVNISPASQSDNDHKRILFSITDTGTGIPEDKLDKLFQPFSQVDGTMTRQYQGAGLGLVIVRRLVSIMNGNISVESEPGQGTTVHVALPFKMLKKENFQIAEKTNQSFRKAGSLNILLAEDDPLNQVFIKRILEKDGQTVTLAKNGKEAVDMLQEKEFDCILMDIQMPVMTGVEATKAIRESTTIGPKKDIPIIAVTAHTQPGDRERFLESGMDDYIGKPVNLEDFHRVFSKFFGEEKIQT from the coding sequence ATGACAAGCACAGACAAATTATATGAAGCTCCTTTTACGGACAGGCATGCCTTCCGTTCCATCCTTATAGCAGATGATGACCCTGAATATATATTGATCATTGAAAAGATCCTGACTTCTGCCGGTTACAGGGTTCTCAGAGCTGAAACGGGCTTTGAATGTTTAGAGCTGATTCCCGTAAAGAAACCTGATCTGGTATTGCTGGATGTCAATCTTCCAGATGCCAGCGGCTTTGATATTTGCATGCAGGTCAAGGCTGATCCGGATATTGCAGATACTCATATCCTTTTTTTGTCCGGGGTAAAGACCAGTCCTGAAGATCAGGCCCAAGGTCTGCGAGCCGGTGCTGACGGATATTTAACAAAACCGGTCCATAAAGAACTGTTACTTGCCCGAATAGAAGCTGTAATGCGCATTGTTCAGGCTGAGGAAAAGTTGAGGCAAAGTGAGCAAAGACTTGTTGCTGCGCAGAGAATGGCAAAAATTGGGGACTTTATCTGGGATATGGAAGTTAGGGAAGTAAGCTGGTCTGATGCTATGTGTGATTTTTTGCAGTACGAAAAGTCTGAAATCAGCGATCCGGCTTCTCATAAAAAGATTTTTCACCCGGAAGATATGGAATCAATATTCCATTGGTTTAATGAGTGTATCACATCCGGAAGCCGAGAACTAAGACCTGAAGTATTCAGGATTATCCGCAAGGATGGAAAGGTTTTATCCGTAAGGACCACAGGCATTATACAGTACAGACAGAGTAAAGCTCCCCTGGTTTTTGCTACAGTCCAGGATATATCAGAATACAGGCAACTTGAAGATACACTGAAGCAAAACGAAGAACGCTTTCAAAAAATGTTGTCCATGCTTCCGGATATGATTTCTATACATGATTCGGACATGAACATTATCTACAGCAACTGGCAGGGTTTTGCAGCCGTTCCCCCGGAAAAAAGGAAGCTAAATACCAAATGTTACCGCACATACAGGGGCTATGATGATATATGTCCTGACTGTAAAGCCGCATCTGTGCTTAAGACCAAAAAAGCATTTCGTGCTGAGGCTGAACTGCCTGACGGTACATGGGTTGATGTGCGGGTAATACCTTTGTTGGATCAAGCTAATAATGTTGAGTTTTTTCTGGAGTGGGTAAGGGACATAACCGAGCAGAAGCAAGCTGAGCAATCTTTGCAGGCAGCAATGCAGGAAGCTGAAGAAGGCAGACAAACTTTTGAGGCATTGATGAAGTATATCCCGCTGGGTATAACCATTGCTGACTCTGACATGAGATTGCAGCAGGTCAGTCGTCATGGCCTGGAGATGATGGGCTGGCCCTTGGAAAGACACATTGGTTTGTCGGTGGAGCAGATTCTGGACGAATGGGAGGTTTACCTGTCTGATGGCGTGACAAAGGCAAAGACAGAGGAGTTACCTTTGCCAAAGGCTGTTATGGACGGAGAAACCGTTTTGGGGCAGGAGATTGTGCAGCGTCATGCGGATGGCCGGGTTATTCCACTGATTTGCGATGCAGGTCCAATCCTTGACGCAGATAATCGAATCACTGGTGGTATAGTTGCCTGGCAGGATATCACAGAACGTAAACGCATCCAGGAGGCACTTCAAGAAAGTGAGGCCAAGGTTCGCAGAAAGCTTGCCGCAATACTTCAGCCGGAAGGTTATATTGGGACGCTTGAATTGAGCGATATCCTGGATGTAAAGAGTGTGCAGGCCTTCATGGAAGAATTCTATGCCTTAACAAATATAGGTGTTGCTATTATTGACCTAAGGGGTAACATTCTTGTTTCCACAGGCTGGCAGGACATATGCACAAAATTTCATCGTGTGAATCCTGAAACCCGCCGAAACTGTCTGGAAAGCGACTTGATCCTTTCCAAAGGAATAACTCCCGGTGAATACAAGCTCTATAAATGCAAGAACAACATGTGGGATGTTGCTACCCCTATTGTAGTGGGCGACAACCACTTGGGCAACTTGTTTATCGGACAGTTTTTTTTCAAGGAAGAAGAACTGGACGAGGATTTTTTTCGAGCCCAGGCCAGGAAGTACGGATTTGATGAGGATAAGTACATCAATGCCCTTTATAAAGTCCCACGCTGGTCCCGAAAAACTGTGGACTTGGTAACGCAGTTTTATACACGCTTTGCCTCTCTTATTGCCAAACTTAGCTTGAGCAATCTCCAACTGGCAAGAAGTTTAAATACAGAACAAAAGGCCAAGGAGCAGGCCGAATCCGCCAACCAAGCCAAGTCCGAATTCCTGGCCAATATGAGCCATGAGATTCGCACACCTTTGAACGGAATAATGGGCATGATGCAGTTGTTATCATCAACAGGCCTTAAGCAGGATCAGGAGGAGCTGGTCAATTTGGGGAATATTTCAGCCAGGAGGCTGACTCAACTTTTATCCGATATCCTTGATCTTTCCAGTATTGATGCCGGCAAAATGATAATCCGGGAAAATGAAATCAACCTTAAAAGTATTTGTGACTCTTTGAATGATCTCTTTGTAATTCCAGCCAGTGAGAAAGAGCTCTCTTTGGATTTTTTTATTGATTATTCGCTCCCAGAAACGCTCATCGGAGACGACACAAGGGTGCAGCAGGTTCTTTTCAACCTTGTGGGCAATGCAGTTAAATTTACTGACAGCGGGAGTGTAAGCGTGAATATATCTCCAGCATCACAGTCTGATAATGACCATAAGCGTATTTTATTCTCCATTACTGACACTGGTACGGGCATCCCTGAAGACAAGTTAGACAAGCTGTTTCAGCCTTTTTCCCAGGTAGATGGCACTATGACCAGGCAGTATCAAGGTGCTGGTCTTGGTTTGGTCATAGTTCGACGGCTGGTGAGCATAATGAACGGAAACATCTCTGTGGAAAGCGAGCCAGGCCAGGGAACAACTGTACATGTGGCATTGCCCTTCAAAATGTTAAAAAAGGAAAATTTTCAGATTGCCGAGAAAACAAATCAATCATTTAGAAAAGCAGGCAGTCTAAATATCCTCCTGGCTGAAGATGATCCGCTGAACCAGGTATTTATCAAAAGAATACTTGAAAAAGACGGACAAACAGTGACCCTGGCCAAGAACGGCAAGGAAGCTGTGGATATGTTGCAGGAAAAGGAATTCGACTGCATCCTTATGGACATTCAAATGCCGGTCATGACCGGGGTGGAGGCAACAAAGGCAATCCGAGAGTCAACTACCATAGGCCCAAAGAAAGATATTCCCATTATCGCAGTAACCGCCCATACCCAGCCCGGTGACAGGGAAAGGTTCCTGGAGTCCGGGATGGATGATTATATAGGAAAACCTGTTAATCTGGAGGACTTTCACAGGGTATTCAGCAAGTTCTTTGGAGAGGAAAAAATACAGACTTGA
- a CDS encoding DUF1566 domain-containing protein, whose translation MLSIVRMTIVTLVFMLCLTGLVMSDEAQAQRLVDNGNGTVTDNGRGLMWQKTTVVRMNWDDAMSYASSLAMGGHTGWRLPTMFELAELYHSDCKNLMDVQNRLYWSSTTDPFYTNTAWLVYFYNGYFYSYFKYNTYYVRAVRWAQ comes from the coding sequence ATGCTAAGTATTGTCAGAATGACCATTGTGACCCTGGTCTTTATGCTCTGCCTGACCGGACTGGTCATGTCCGACGAAGCCCAGGCCCAGCGGTTAGTGGACAATGGGAACGGGACGGTGACGGACAATGGCAGAGGCCTGATGTGGCAGAAGACAACTGTCGTACGCATGAACTGGGATGATGCCATGAGCTATGCTTCCAGCCTTGCGATGGGCGGGCATACTGGATGGCGGTTGCCAACAATGTTTGAATTAGCGGAACTGTATCATTCGGATTGCAAAAATTTAATGGACGTGCAAAATAGACTTTACTGGTCCTCTACTACCGACCCCTTCTATACAAACACGGCATGGCTCGTCTACTTCTACAACGGCTACTTTTACAGCTACTTTAAGTACAATACCTACTATGTACGTGCCGTGCGCTGGGCACAGTGA
- a CDS encoding HNH endonuclease: MPIIIRTAFNNQEWCGHCQHADRDRRLFQCKNDVVKTGYKINKKGVCQATCWESTLCTEYWWKSAVGEFSERAEGKAYFVYRDTDSTLVLWGRSTITERDGSYLYFKKFKPLNEKKAIKGLTYKELESIGVPGWGAGTFRYISEETADLLDIIIKEGSYYFDDPAEPFSDIEGRRNLKKHLKLERSSRLVKEFKASLSSYKCEVCGFDFGEKYGHLGYGFIEAHHNKPLASLKKQTITTINDLSALCSNCHRMLHRSNPPISIKELAKLMKENS, from the coding sequence ATGCCCATAATAATCAGAACAGCTTTCAATAATCAGGAATGGTGCGGTCATTGCCAACACGCAGACCGGGACAGAAGGCTATTTCAGTGCAAAAACGATGTTGTGAAGACTGGGTATAAAATCAATAAAAAAGGGGTATGCCAAGCTACATGTTGGGAATCTACATTATGCACGGAATATTGGTGGAAAAGTGCTGTAGGCGAATTCAGCGAACGAGCCGAAGGAAAAGCATATTTTGTTTATAGAGACACCGATAGTACATTAGTATTATGGGGTCGTTCAACAATTACAGAAAGAGACGGTAGCTATCTTTATTTCAAAAAGTTCAAACCACTAAATGAGAAAAAGGCAATAAAAGGCCTTACCTATAAGGAACTTGAAAGTATTGGTGTGCCAGGCTGGGGAGCTGGAACATTTAGATACATTAGTGAGGAAACAGCAGATTTGCTGGATATAATTATTAAAGAAGGGAGCTACTATTTCGACGACCCAGCAGAACCTTTTTCTGATATCGAAGGCAGAAGAAATCTAAAAAAACATTTGAAACTAGAAAGGTCTTCGCGCTTAGTTAAAGAGTTCAAAGCATCGCTATCTAGTTACAAGTGTGAAGTATGCGGATTTGATTTTGGTGAAAAATATGGGCATCTTGGTTATGGATTTATTGAGGCGCATCATAACAAACCACTTGCATCATTAAAAAAGCAAACAATAACGACCATTAACGATTTGTCAGCGTTGTGTTCAAACTGCCATAGAATGCTACATAGAAGTAATCCGCCAATTAGCATCAAAGAGTTGGCAAAGTTAATGAAAGAAAATAGCTAA